TGGCCCCGTCCTCCTGTTGGCACCTTTTCAAAGCGAGGACGAGGTCGTCGGTTTGGCCAACGGAACCTCCTACGGGTTGAACGCCAGCGTGTGGACCATGGATTTGGCCAAGGGCCGTCGGGTGGCTTCGCGCTTGGAATGCGGGAACGTGGCGGTCAACGACGTCATGAAAAACATCGGCAACCCGCACATGCCCTTTGGCGGGGTGAAGGCCAGCGGTCTCGGTCTTTCCCACGGGCCGGAAGGGTTGAGAAGTTTTTGCAGGCCCCTCTCCCTCATGGTGAACACAGGCCGCTGGCCCCGTGAACCCAACTGGTTTCCTTACGGACGGAAACTCTTGAGGGATTTAAAAATGATGTTCGCGCTTATTTTTTCCACCAAGTCCTGGGGCCGGCGGTTGGTGGACGTGGTGAAGCTGGGGCGCGCTTATCGTCAAGAACTTCGGAGGACGAAAAATGAAAAATAAGAGAACGCAGAAAGTGGTTGTCGTGGGCGGCGGGTTGGGGGGGCTCTCGGCGGCGATCTCGTTGGCCACGGAAGGGTTTTCCATCGATTTGTTCGAGAAAAACGATAAGCCGGGCGGCAAACTGAACGTGCTGGAGAAAAGTGGATTTCGGTTCGATCTGGGGCCTTCTATCCTCACCCTCCCGCATCTGTTTGAAGCCCTGTTCACCAAGGCCGGTAAATCCATGGGGGACTACGTTTCTTTCCAGGAAATCAAAACCCATTGGCGAAACTTTTTTGAGGACGGGTTTGTTTTCGATCTTTGTTCCGATATGCGGGAACAGGAAATAGAGTTGTCCAAGTTTCCGTCAGACCAGTCCCGGGGCTTCTTTCGTTTTCTGGAGTATTCCCGGGACCTTTGCAAGATCACCGAAGAGGGCTACTTCGCCAAGGGCTTGGATAGTTTTGGGGAATTGGTCCGCCATTACGGTCCCTTGAAAAGTCTCGCACGCTTCGATCCCCTGCGCTCCTTGGACGCGGGCGTTCGGCGGTTCGTCCAGGAGCCTCATCTGGTGGATACGTTGAATTACTTCATCAAATACGTGGGCTCCTCCCCCTACAAAGCGCCGGCCTTGCTTAACCTCCTGCCTTACGTGCAATTCGGTTACGGGCTTTGGTATGTGCGCGGGGGGATGCATGCTTTGGCCAAGGGGATGGAGCGGCTCCTGACGGAACTGGGCGGCCGGATCCACTACGGAGCGGAGGTGACGGGCCTGGCAACCCAAGACGCGCGGGTGACGGGCGTGGTTCTTCAGGAAGGGCGGGAAGTGCCGGCGGACATCGTTGTGTCCAACATGGAAGTGATCCCCGCTTATAAGAAACTCACCCGGGAGTCGCCGTCTTTTCTTGCCCGTTACAATAAATACGAGCCCTCTTGCTCCGGGCTCGTCCTTCATTTGGGGGTGAACCGTCATTATCCTCAAATGGCCCATCACAATATTTATCACTCCGCCGATGCCCGCCGAC
The genomic region above belongs to Elusimicrobiota bacterium and contains:
- the crtI gene encoding phytoene desaturase, translating into MKNKRTQKVVVVGGGLGGLSAAISLATEGFSIDLFEKNDKPGGKLNVLEKSGFRFDLGPSILTLPHLFEALFTKAGKSMGDYVSFQEIKTHWRNFFEDGFVFDLCSDMREQEIELSKFPSDQSRGFFRFLEYSRDLCKITEEGYFAKGLDSFGELVRHYGPLKSLARFDPLRSLDAGVRRFVQEPHLVDTLNYFIKYVGSSPYKAPALLNLLPYVQFGYGLWYVRGGMHALAKGMERLLTELGGRIHYGAEVTGLATQDARVTGVVLQEGREVPADIVVSNMEVIPAYKKLTRESPSFLARYNKYEPSCSGLVLHLGVNRHYPQMAHHNIYHSADARRHFECVFEKRVLSEDPTLYVVAPCKTDPSLAPEGCEIIKVLPHIPHLKEKDPIPMADYHALRERVLVKLERLGLKDLRKHIVVEEMWTPHDIETLYGSNQGSIYGVVSDRWKNLGFKAPQRSAKYENLYFVGGSVNPGGGMPMVTLSGQLARDKILQDITNGRLSF